A region of Theileria annulata chromosome 2, complete sequence, *** SEQUENCING IN PROGRESS *** DNA encodes the following proteins:
- a CDS encoding 26S protease subunit, putative (chr2.C.cand.17 - PF00004 ATPase family associated with various cellular activities (AAA)) has product MTDDDFYLKALTLAYDSELPPECALKIAEMLNNLYYSQEDVCTDETLGVLYSFNDEISEDFNDSLNPNFDVLINNIDTNYNFNPYVSIYDNSRLLQEEGSESKVKRRLYMDNFFEGDSYVSNIPLTNVTRRYLINTINENIFERSKIANTKSEPPKKSEPGPILKKPEPKDKIVPDEPKLQKSADDYRNLNNYHPKVQTNSSTSEKNYSNIVNNAPYVKPKSINKFNANNKVEKNVGFKSGLEYLNSQIKEGNAKPMEEIDLTKSNVSDYKNLARNQLNDQYAKQNSYPGYNLGNYNNYKPRQGMNNKVDGPHLDPKYLPLVTGDVTPEMISMALDMKVLECQKITKDDIVGLDDVKKVVIDKIVNPILMPNLHIGLFKAPKGILLFGPPGTGKTTIAKWIANVSNATFFEISPSSITSKFYGESESIIKTLFKVALVDSPSLIFIDEVDAVLGKRKSTDDDSSVRMKNQLLQMMDGINSGSLSVDKESGEERVVIVIGATNRPHMMDSAALRRFTKRILIPPPDHETRKKFIIDIINKRSSKKCLLSEEDLEKISVSTDGWTGCDLLTLCYKAAEYCYDDTIDLFGGIENIKSFNDFRGVEMKDIERALECTRPSTDEGMEFFLDWSSKHGSV; this is encoded by the exons ATGACAGACGATGACTTCTATCTAAAA gCATTAACACTCGCGTATGATTCCGAATTACCACCAGAATGTGCCTTAAAAATAGCAGAAATGCTCAACAACCTGTATTATAGCCAAGAAGATGTGTGTACAGATGAAACTTTGGGAGTTTTGTACTCATTTAATGATGAAATCTCAGaagattttaatgattCTTTGAACCCAAACTTCGATgtgttaataaataatatagatactaattataatttcaacCCTTATGTAAGTATATACGACAATTCAAGACTACTTCAAGAAGAGGGGTCTGAATCAAAGGTTAAAAGAAGATTATACATGGATAACTTCTTTGAAGGTGATTCCTACGTTTCAAATATTCCACTCACTAATGTGACAAGAAGGTATTTGATAAACacaattaatgaaaatattttcgAGAGGTCAAAAATCGCAAATACTAAATCAGAGCCTCCTAAAAAGTCTGAACCGGGACCTATTTTGAAAAAACCTGAACCAAAGGATAAAATTGTACCTGATGAGCCCAAGTTACAGAAGTCTGCGGATGATTATAGGAATTTGAACAATTATCATCCGAAAGTACAAACTAATAGTTCCACAAgtgaaaaaaattattcgAACATCGTGAACAATGCACCTTACGTCAAGCCTAAGTcaattaacaaatttaatgCCAATAATAAGGTTGAAAAGAACGTCGGCTTCAAGTCAGGCCTTGAGTATCTTAATTCCCAAATTAAGGAAGGTAACGCAAAACCTATGGAAGAAATCGATCTAACGAAATCTAATGTTTCAGATTACAAAAATCTTGCAAGAAATCAGTTGAATGACCAATACGCGAAACAAAATTCTTATCCCGGCTACAATTTGGGTAATTATAACAATTATAAGCCACGCCAAGGCATGAACAACAAAGTTGATGGACCTCATTTGGATCCAAAATATCTGCCGCTTGTTACGGGAGATGTGACACCCGAAATGATTAGCATGGCCTTGGATATGAAAGTGTTGGAATGCCAAAAAATAACAAAGGACGATATCGTAGGACTAGACGACGTTAAAAAGGTGGTCATTgataaaatagttaatcCAATTTTAATGCCGAACCTTCATATTGGTTTATTTAAGGCACCTAAAGGCATTTTATTATTCGGTCCTCCTGGAACTGGAAAGACCACCATCGCAAAATGGATTGCAAATGTATCCAACGCTACATTTTTTGAGATATCACCCAGTTCCATAACTAGCAAATTTTACGGGGAATCTGAATCCATAATAAAGACGCTTTTCAAGGTTGCTTTGGTTGATTCCCCCTCCTTGATATTCATAGACGAGGTTGACGCTGTCTTGGGGAAGAGAAAATCAACAGACGACGATTCTAGCGTTAGAATGAAAAACCAACTTCTTCAGATGATGGATGGCATAAACTCTGGCAGTTTATCTGTGGACAAGGAATCAGGTGAGGAAAGGGTTGTCATAGTTATAGGAGCAACTAACAGGCCTCATATGATGGACTCCGCTGCTCTTAGAAGATTTACAAAGAGAATATTGATCCCTCCCCCCGACCATGAGACCAGAAAAAAGTTTATTATAGACATAATCAACAAGCGTTCTAGCAAGAAATGTCTTCTCAGTGAAGAGGATTTAGAAAAGATCTCTGTTTCAACTGATGGTTGGACTGGTTGTGACCTTTTAACTCTATGTTACAAAGCTGCTGAATATTGTTACGACGACACGATTGACCTGTTTGGTGGAATCGAAAACATAAAAAGTTTCAACGACTTTAGGGGCGTTGAGATGAAGGACATTGAGCGCGCTTTGGAGTGCACTCGGCCCTCGACTGATGAAGGTATGGAATTTTTCTTGGATTGGAGTTCTAAGCACGGCTCTGTTTAA